The Acidianus manzaensis genome has a window encoding:
- the nuoN gene encoding NADH-quinone oxidoreductase subunit NuoN, with protein MILDYLPILVPSVLLLFSSISVLFIKKYSIAFYLMLTISIVSLISLILTWIFGYINYALFSKSLYIDDTGYLFSMIAIVGTIIVLIGGKSHIEGWPTRSSMLSLMSLSTLGIIYLSFAYNILIILGGWGIASAASYVIAMLKKDYNSVNAGMKYLIMGLISSSFMILGFAFYIVSTQTLYLDYGTIYYPYLFITGIAFLSVAFLFKIGAFPFQGWLPDVYTNADRESVAFVSSVGKLLGIIPLIRLFIFGDPSQLVTTLMIVLFSTISILSMTIGNIIAFSRKELSSILSFSSISQMGFILIGFVALEVNTTIAEAGLIVQSLAYIIAQAGLFNFVNHVEKTSGTSRFEGLEGLAKNDKGLAAASSILLLSLLGIPPIIGFWGKLFLFESVYQFPWLIIIAVVNSAISAGYYIPVIREMFKDGEFSFIQSDERGSVILSAILSIAVGIISPLILVII; from the coding sequence ATGATATTAGATTATTTACCAATATTAGTTCCTTCTGTTCTTTTACTTTTTTCTTCTATATCAGTTTTATTTATAAAAAAATACTCTATAGCATTTTATTTAATGTTAACTATAAGTATAGTTTCATTAATAAGTCTAATATTAACTTGGATATTTGGATATATCAATTATGCGCTATTCTCTAAATCACTATATATTGATGATACTGGCTACCTATTTTCGATGATAGCAATAGTAGGTACTATTATAGTACTAATAGGTGGTAAAAGTCACATAGAAGGATGGCCTACAAGAAGTTCAATGTTATCTTTGATGTCTTTATCTACGCTAGGCATAATATATTTATCGTTTGCATATAATATTTTAATAATTTTAGGCGGTTGGGGAATAGCCTCAGCAGCTTCTTACGTAATAGCGATGCTTAAGAAAGATTATAATTCTGTAAATGCTGGCATGAAATATCTTATAATGGGGTTGATATCCTCATCTTTTATGATTTTAGGATTTGCATTCTATATTGTTTCTACTCAGACGTTATATTTGGATTATGGTACAATATATTATCCATATTTGTTTATAACAGGGATTGCGTTTTTATCAGTAGCATTTCTATTTAAAATTGGAGCTTTTCCATTCCAAGGATGGTTACCCGATGTGTATACTAACGCAGATAGAGAATCAGTAGCTTTTGTGTCTAGCGTAGGAAAACTTTTGGGTATAATTCCATTAATTAGATTATTTATTTTTGGAGATCCTTCACAATTAGTTACTACTCTAATGATAGTATTATTTTCAACTATCTCCATATTAAGCATGACTATAGGAAACATTATAGCATTTTCAAGAAAGGAATTATCGTCAATACTATCCTTTAGTAGCATTTCGCAAATGGGATTTATTCTCATAGGATTTGTAGCGTTAGAAGTTAATACAACAATTGCAGAAGCTGGATTAATAGTGCAGTCATTAGCTTATATTATAGCTCAGGCAGGATTATTTAATTTTGTAAATCATGTAGAAAAAACTTCAGGTACTTCAAGGTTTGAAGGATTAGAAGGTTTAGCTAAGAATGATAAGGGATTAGCTGCAGCATCATCAATTTTACTTTTAAGTTTGTTAGGTATTCCTCCAATAATAGGATTCTGGGGAAAATTATTCTTGTTTGAATCAGTTTATCAGTTTCCTTGGCTTATAATTATTGCAGTAGTAAATAGCGCAATATCAGCAGGATATTATATCCCTGTAATAAGGGAAATGTTCAAAGATGGAGAATTTTCATTTATACAGAGTGATGAAAGAGGTAGTGTTATATTGTCTGCGATTTTAAGTATAGCTGTTGGTATAATATCACCCTTAATTTTGGTGATAATATGA
- a CDS encoding proton-conducting transporter membrane subunit, which translates to MLSLLILIISFLIASVVFFQKNKNIAFSLSIIAIAINGYFLLRRGLFYTFYVGTDVGSFGFTVNDLNYAFLIIILAVTIVTTVYSLRYMEEKFRESGNSNWGLYFALYTMFSLAMIYAVLSTNLLEIYVFLEVSLVTSFLLILLYGYGDRRRISLLYFIWTHVGTVLLLSSIILIGLETKTMDVYVSYGITREISSIIPFSILIFVLGIIGMMVKGAQAGFNIWLPYAHGEAPTPISVLLSPNLVGLGIYVIILYYYLFPSFSYISGIFIGWAIITMLYGGINAFAQKDFKRFLAYSTVSQMGYMLLAASIGYILGLGDNVNTLSIGVLASVLIYASHGLGKGLLFMSAGASITELHERNIDNLGGLYLSSPLHSTLSFFGLLNILGLPPTIGFISEVLLVFSLGDLLKFTAITYFVLALLGVTIGIGLSSGYMGYLFKKVYGGKKENKNIDNVIEYTLPMAILSVVSVIFFFYPNILSISVNNFITIINPSFNVYYLFLIVILPAIGSLIALISTKSLNQDVRGSIVVALIGISMILSIYNLINTLTVSHPNFFVPSYEGTVFTYFTFSSSVLQAILAVFVSSLSFFIALYSIGYMKEDKVLRRYWGFFGFFVTSMLAVVLSDNILLFLAGWEGTSLASYGLISYWLDDNEKNVVGDFKRYVLGIEYLSKPTTSGIRALIFTRIADVAMISILGYLLYLTTTSYFNGISLIYPIIGSSMPSMFTELSSLLVLPFSALVLVFLYLGGLSKSAQFPFTQWLVTAMTGPTPVSALIHAATMVNLGAMFTFLTFPYLIQTYSSNLIPFLEFLIGISTFTALYTSINALVSNEQKVILANSTADQISLMILSSSLGGILALFLHNFAFVYIGIVIGLIQMIAHGIYKATLFMNAGSIIHYTESRYVGSFPNLYKKLKAIFVLQLFAALNLANIPIFIGFWAHSFISYLTSSYNFDFDLLYVGLEFLGAVYITRYIARVFFYGKGEKEEEGHVSPIMLVSPSILMIASIVLAVFISDLAVFFTNNFSVPSSIFMYNGIELIASLVGIFIGFLLYTTEFNLNAIIPLINFFYYGWYVYPIFDLLGRYGMVFNNIIFKKVESETIDNSLNQRLPSGIIKYGQNMFSRIQSGILRDYIGYFVGGVVLLLVILILLFATG; encoded by the coding sequence ATGTTATCTTTATTAATTTTAATTATATCTTTCTTAATTGCTTCTGTTGTTTTTTTCCAAAAAAATAAGAATATAGCTTTTTCATTATCTATAATAGCTATAGCTATAAATGGATATTTCCTATTGAGGAGAGGATTATTCTATACTTTTTATGTTGGTACTGATGTAGGAAGCTTCGGATTCACTGTAAATGATTTAAATTACGCTTTCCTAATTATAATTCTTGCTGTAACTATAGTTACAACAGTATACTCTCTAAGGTATATGGAAGAAAAATTTAGAGAAAGTGGAAATAGTAATTGGGGATTATATTTTGCTCTTTATACTATGTTCTCATTAGCTATGATATATGCTGTTTTATCTACAAACTTGCTAGAAATTTACGTGTTTTTAGAAGTTTCTTTAGTTACATCTTTTCTACTTATACTACTTTATGGATATGGAGATAGGAGGAGAATAAGCTTATTATATTTTATTTGGACTCATGTAGGCACAGTACTATTGCTATCTTCGATTATTTTAATTGGTCTAGAAACAAAAACTATGGATGTTTATGTCTCGTATGGAATAACCCGTGAGATTTCATCTATTATACCTTTCTCTATTCTCATTTTCGTTTTAGGAATAATTGGGATGATGGTAAAAGGTGCGCAAGCCGGATTCAATATATGGTTACCATATGCTCATGGAGAAGCACCAACACCAATTTCAGTTTTATTAAGTCCTAATCTAGTAGGATTAGGAATTTACGTTATAATTCTCTACTACTATCTTTTCCCTAGTTTTTCATACATTTCTGGGATATTTATAGGATGGGCAATAATAACGATGTTATATGGAGGAATTAATGCATTTGCACAAAAAGACTTCAAGAGATTCTTAGCATATTCTACAGTTTCTCAAATGGGTTATATGCTACTTGCAGCTTCTATAGGTTATATTCTAGGACTAGGAGATAATGTAAATACTTTATCAATTGGTGTATTAGCTTCAGTATTGATATACGCTTCTCACGGATTAGGTAAAGGTTTACTTTTCATGAGTGCAGGAGCTTCAATAACAGAACTACACGAAAGAAACATTGATAATCTTGGTGGACTTTATTTATCATCTCCATTGCATTCTACTTTATCATTCTTTGGTTTGCTAAATATCTTGGGATTACCTCCTACTATAGGGTTTATTAGTGAAGTACTATTGGTATTCTCATTAGGCGATTTACTCAAATTTACTGCGATTACATATTTTGTTTTAGCACTATTGGGTGTGACAATTGGTATTGGGTTATCTAGTGGATATATGGGTTATTTATTTAAGAAAGTATATGGTGGTAAGAAGGAGAATAAGAATATTGATAATGTAATAGAATATACTCTTCCAATGGCTATCTTAAGTGTAGTTAGTGTCATCTTTTTCTTCTATCCAAATATATTATCTATATCAGTTAATAATTTCATAACTATAATAAATCCATCATTTAATGTATATTATCTCTTCCTTATAGTTATTTTACCTGCGATAGGGTCTTTAATTGCTTTAATATCAACTAAATCCTTAAATCAAGATGTAAGAGGTTCAATAGTAGTAGCATTAATAGGTATTTCAATGATATTATCAATATACAATCTAATTAATACGTTAACAGTATCTCATCCTAATTTCTTTGTACCATCATATGAGGGAACAGTATTTACTTATTTCACCTTTAGTTCTTCAGTTCTTCAAGCTATATTAGCAGTATTTGTTTCTAGTTTGTCTTTCTTCATTGCATTGTATAGTATTGGATATATGAAAGAAGATAAAGTGTTAAGAAGGTATTGGGGATTCTTTGGATTTTTCGTTACATCAATGTTAGCAGTAGTATTATCAGATAATATATTGTTGTTCTTAGCAGGATGGGAAGGAACTAGCCTAGCTTCGTATGGATTAATTAGTTATTGGTTAGATGATAACGAGAAAAACGTTGTAGGAGATTTCAAAAGATATGTTTTAGGTATAGAGTATCTATCTAAACCTACAACTAGCGGAATTAGAGCATTAATATTTACCAGAATTGCTGATGTAGCAATGATATCTATCTTAGGTTATTTACTTTACTTAACTACTACTTCTTACTTTAATGGAATATCTCTGATATATCCTATTATAGGAAGTTCAATGCCAAGTATGTTTACTGAATTATCTTCATTGTTAGTATTACCATTCTCAGCCTTAGTCCTTGTTTTTCTATATTTAGGAGGTCTATCTAAAAGTGCTCAATTTCCATTTACTCAATGGTTGGTCACTGCAATGACTGGTCCTACGCCAGTTAGTGCGTTAATACATGCGGCAACTATGGTTAATTTAGGTGCTATGTTTACATTTCTAACATTTCCTTATTTAATTCAGACATACTCTTCTAATTTGATACCATTTTTGGAATTTTTAATAGGAATTTCTACTTTTACTGCCTTATATACTAGCATTAATGCATTAGTTTCAAATGAACAAAAAGTTATATTAGCTAATTCTACTGCAGATCAAATAAGTTTAATGATATTATCATCTTCATTAGGAGGAATTTTAGCGTTATTTTTACATAATTTTGCTTTTGTATACATAGGAATTGTTATAGGATTGATTCAAATGATTGCACATGGAATATATAAAGCAACTCTATTCATGAATGCTGGATCTATAATACATTATACTGAGAGTAGATATGTAGGAAGTTTTCCTAATCTGTACAAGAAGTTAAAGGCAATATTTGTACTTCAATTATTTGCAGCTTTAAATTTGGCAAATATACCAATATTCATAGGGTTCTGGGCACACTCTTTTATATCATATTTAACTTCATCATATAATTTTGATTTTGATTTGCTTTATGTTGGTTTGGAATTCTTAGGTGCAGTATATATAACTAGGTATATCGCGAGAGTATTTTTCTATGGTAAAGGTGAAAAAGAGGAAGAAGGGCATGTTTCACCTATTATGTTAGTTTCACCATCTATACTGATGATAGCCAGTATTGTATTAGCAGTATTTATATCAGATTTAGCAGTATTTTTCACAAATAATTTCTCTGTACCTAGTAGTATTTTTATGTATAACGGTATAGAGCTTATAGCATCTTTGGTAGGTATATTTATAGGATTCTTACTTTATACTACTGAATTTAATTTGAATGCAATAATTCCATTAATTAATTTCTTCTACTATGGATGGTATGTATATCCAATATTTGACCTATTAGGTAGATATGGTATGGTATTTAATAATATAATATTCAAGAAAGTAGAGTCTGAGACTATAGATAATTCGTTGAATCAAAGATTGCCTTCTGGAATAATAAAGTATGGCCAGAATATGTTCTCTAGAATACAAAGTGGCATATTGAGGGATTATATAGGTTATTTTGTTGGAGGTGTTGTATTATTGTTAGTTATTCTTATACTATTATTTGCAACTGGGTGA
- a CDS encoding inositol-3-phosphate synthase codes for MIRVALVGIGNSASALVQALEEVKRGIEIPGILNLSIKPEDIEIVTAIDVDKRKVGKKLSEAIFSKPNVVEKYTEVNSDIIVLRGPTLDGIDDHLSKIIEESDEKPIDVYDTLRENNVDVVLNLLPVGAEKASIFYANESLRANSSFINATPTNVTEVLGSKYQDMNIPIFGDDLISQIGGTILHSGIIEFLQKRGVKVIRSYQIDIAGNTETFATLEDSKKDLKKKIKSSYISQRTNDSEIVAGTSDYVEFLGDRRVSYMVIEGEYSLGSKVRIDISMKTLDSTNAVQPLIDLIRLAKIAKDKGIGGPIPQVCGYYFKNTTKRYNNLDEAKEELMKFLDMMK; via the coding sequence ATGATAAGAGTAGCGTTAGTAGGAATAGGAAATTCAGCTTCAGCATTAGTTCAAGCTTTAGAAGAGGTTAAAAGAGGAATAGAAATACCTGGAATATTAAATCTCTCTATAAAACCAGAAGATATAGAAATAGTTACAGCTATTGATGTAGATAAAAGAAAAGTTGGAAAGAAACTTTCAGAAGCTATATTTTCTAAACCTAATGTAGTTGAAAAATATACAGAAGTTAATTCTGATATTATAGTATTAAGAGGGCCTACTTTAGATGGCATAGACGATCATTTATCTAAAATAATTGAAGAATCAGATGAAAAGCCAATAGATGTTTACGATACATTAAGAGAAAATAATGTAGATGTAGTGCTTAATCTTCTTCCAGTAGGAGCTGAAAAAGCTAGTATATTTTATGCTAATGAGTCTCTTAGAGCAAACTCGTCTTTTATCAATGCAACTCCTACGAACGTTACTGAGGTTTTAGGTAGTAAATATCAAGATATGAATATACCGATATTTGGGGATGATTTAATTAGCCAAATAGGAGGTACAATCTTACACTCAGGCATTATAGAATTCTTACAAAAAAGAGGCGTAAAAGTAATAAGATCTTATCAAATTGACATAGCAGGTAATACTGAAACTTTTGCTACCTTAGAGGATTCCAAAAAAGATCTAAAAAAGAAAATTAAATCCTCGTATATTTCTCAAAGGACTAATGATTCAGAAATAGTAGCAGGTACTTCAGACTATGTAGAATTTCTTGGAGATAGAAGAGTTAGTTACATGGTCATTGAAGGAGAATATTCTTTAGGATCTAAAGTTAGAATAGACATCTCTATGAAGACTTTAGACTCAACCAATGCTGTACAACCATTAATAGATTTAATTAGATTAGCTAAAATAGCCAAAGATAAAGGAATAGGCGGACCAATACCACAAGTATGCGGGTATTATTTTAAGAATACAACTAAAAGATATAATAACTTAGATGAAGCAAAAGAAGAACTTATGAAATTCTTAGACATGATGAAGTAA
- the nuoH gene encoding NADH-quinone oxidoreductase subunit NuoH, translating into MDILWLLRFYFFYPSFFVVIIFPGLIFTGILLLTTIWFERKAAAKVQMRIGPYYASKKLGGYLQLVADALKFVFSEIIIPNDVNPTLFVLAPILLLMVSILPLTVIPFSIIPKSGSIFSLYFHDFFDPSINEGVLAGFFVQYNLVLVLAMEAIYPIFVVFLAWVTNNRFAIVGAVRETYLSVSYDTLILIATLSLAVEYHTLDIAKIVESGIPGIIADPFAAFVFFVGMLIGSSRFPFDIVEAETEVVIGPYTEYSGFLFVLNMAGSYVGTFIYSLIFADIFLGGWLPFAGFPGAVLTAVKAVIIVFFSVFLRSVYGRYRIDQALRGSWKYLFPLALISLVVGMVVGYLWI; encoded by the coding sequence ATTCTATGGTTATTAAGATTTTATTTCTTCTATCCCTCATTTTTTGTAGTAATTATATTTCCAGGATTAATATTTACTGGAATTTTATTACTAACTACTATATGGTTTGAAAGAAAAGCTGCAGCAAAAGTTCAGATGAGAATAGGTCCTTATTATGCGTCTAAAAAGTTAGGAGGCTATCTACAACTAGTTGCTGATGCTCTGAAATTTGTATTTTCTGAAATTATAATACCTAATGATGTAAATCCTACTTTATTTGTTCTAGCTCCTATACTATTACTTATGGTATCAATATTACCTCTGACTGTAATTCCATTTTCTATTATTCCAAAATCTGGCTCTATATTTTCATTATATTTCCATGATTTCTTTGATCCTAGTATTAATGAAGGAGTTTTGGCTGGATTTTTTGTGCAATATAACTTAGTTTTAGTTCTAGCAATGGAAGCTATATATCCTATATTTGTAGTATTCTTAGCGTGGGTTACGAATAATAGGTTTGCAATAGTAGGTGCGGTTAGAGAAACTTATTTGTCAGTTAGCTATGATACTCTTATTTTAATAGCCACTTTATCTTTAGCTGTAGAATATCATACATTAGATATTGCCAAAATAGTTGAAAGTGGTATACCTGGCATAATAGCTGATCCTTTTGCAGCATTTGTATTTTTCGTTGGAATGCTAATAGGTAGTTCTAGATTCCCATTCGATATTGTTGAAGCTGAAACAGAAGTAGTTATAGGTCCATATACCGAATATAGTGGATTTTTATTTGTTTTAAACATGGCTGGTTCATATGTAGGTACTTTCATTTATTCTTTGATCTTTGCTGACATATTTTTAGGTGGTTGGCTTCCATTCGCTGGATTTCCAGGAGCTGTTCTTACTGCAGTAAAAGCTGTAATTATTGTATTCTTTTCTGTATTTTTAAGAAGTGTGTATGGTAGATATAGGATTGATCAAGCTTTAAGGGGTAGTTGGAAATACTTATTTCCACTAGCCCTAATTTCATTAGTTGTAGGAATGGTGGTGGGTTACTTATGGATATAA
- a CDS encoding NADH-quinone oxidoreductase subunit NuoK, translating into MILGEFGISLSIILIGIGIYGLLNSRNIIRILLSSEIILNSAILFVFSLSDLLGLVYQPVIFSIFAIGMALIEVVVAFASIILYYRNNGSLEVK; encoded by the coding sequence ATGATATTAGGAGAGTTTGGTATATCTTTATCAATTATTTTAATAGGAATAGGAATATACGGATTATTAAATAGCAGGAATATAATAAGAATATTATTGTCATCGGAGATTATTTTGAATTCAGCTATTTTATTTGTTTTTTCATTATCTGATCTCTTAGGTCTTGTGTATCAGCCTGTTATTTTTTCGATATTTGCTATTGGAATGGCTTTAATAGAAGTAGTTGTAGCTTTTGCTTCAATTATCTTATATTATAGAAATAATGGTTCTCTAGAGGTGAAATAA
- a CDS encoding NADH-quinone oxidoreductase subunit J: protein MNLSLDLILFLIFSVISISSAIFIVSSKNVFYSAITLAFLGISIAVLITLIAPASYGIYSAFHLLLYVGATVVFLSVSLVMFKGLSVRQINIPWASFVAIIATGAIFTVVVLSLTTIQVSVPKPLDLQQLAETILSEYWFPAIVLVIGLLTTLIEAITLSRRD, encoded by the coding sequence ATGAATCTGAGTCTTGACTTAATACTATTTTTAATTTTTTCTGTAATATCTATTTCATCAGCTATATTTATTGTATCTTCCAAGAATGTTTTTTATTCTGCAATAACTCTAGCGTTCTTAGGAATTAGTATAGCAGTTCTGATAACCTTAATTGCTCCAGCTAGTTATGGAATATACTCTGCTTTTCATTTATTATTATATGTAGGAGCTACTGTTGTATTTTTATCCGTATCCTTAGTAATGTTTAAAGGATTAAGTGTAAGGCAGATTAATATTCCTTGGGCATCTTTTGTTGCAATAATTGCCACTGGTGCAATATTTACAGTTGTTGTACTTTCTTTGACTACAATACAAGTTTCTGTGCCTAAGCCTTTAGATTTGCAACAATTAGCTGAAACTATATTATCCGAATACTGGTTTCCAGCAATAGTCTTGGTTATAGGTCTATTGACTACGTTAATAGAAGCAATTACTCTATCTAGGAGGGATTAA
- the nuoI gene encoding NADH-quinone oxidoreductase subunit NuoI, with protein sequence MDIKEYKKENPFRLFADHLEAITTGLKYMVKPKTITLKYPEESLTLPQGYRGLIRLYKDVCIGCTLCAMICPADAMKMMTEGGKKLPTINYGRCVFCGFCVDICPVDALKETGVHDVAFSNRRDLVFDPDKFNKNFDTVPEDKVVKKVRTVIDEKKGIKYESES encoded by the coding sequence ATGGATATAAAAGAATATAAAAAAGAAAATCCGTTTAGACTATTCGCAGATCATTTAGAAGCTATAACTACCGGATTAAAGTATATGGTTAAGCCAAAGACTATAACATTAAAATATCCAGAAGAGTCTTTAACTCTTCCGCAAGGCTATAGGGGCTTAATAAGATTGTATAAAGACGTTTGCATAGGATGTACTCTATGTGCTATGATATGCCCTGCTGATGCAATGAAAATGATGACAGAAGGGGGTAAGAAGCTTCCTACAATAAATTATGGTAGATGTGTGTTCTGTGGTTTCTGTGTAGATATTTGTCCAGTTGATGCATTAAAGGAAACTGGCGTTCATGATGTAGCGTTCTCAAATAGAAGAGATTTAGTATTTGATCCAGATAAATTCAATAAAAATTTTGATACAGTACCAGAAGATAAGGTAGTGAAAAAAGTAAGAACTGTAATAGACGAGAAAAAGGGAATAAAATATGAATCTGAGTCTTGA